The following coding sequences are from one Methanosarcina sp. WWM596 window:
- a CDS encoding 50S ribosomal protein L11: MTSIVEALVPGGKANPGPPLGPALGPLGVNIKEVVEKINEKTRDYNGMQVPVKIIVDDKKNVEIEVGTPPTASLVMKELGIQKGSGNAGSEVVGNLTIPQVAKIARMKKEDVLSYDLKATMKEVMGTCVPMGVNVEGMKAKDCQKALDEGKFDDLLASEEW, encoded by the coding sequence ATGACAAGTATTGTTGAAGCACTTGTCCCCGGAGGCAAAGCGAATCCCGGACCACCATTAGGTCCGGCACTTGGTCCGCTCGGGGTCAATATAAAAGAAGTGGTCGAAAAGATCAATGAAAAAACAAGGGACTACAATGGAATGCAGGTCCCTGTGAAGATAATTGTTGACGACAAGAAAAACGTCGAGATCGAAGTAGGCACCCCTCCGACCGCTTCCCTGGTTATGAAAGAACTGGGGATTCAGAAAGGGTCAGGAAATGCGGGAAGCGAGGTTGTTGGAAACCTCACCATCCCGCAGGTTGCAAAGATCGCACGTATGAAAAAGGAAGACGTGCTTTCTTATGACCTCAAAGCCACAATGAAAGAAGTAATGGGCACCTGTGTCCCAATGGGTGTGAATGTAGAGGGAATGAAGGCTAAGGACTGTCAGAAGGCACTCGATGAAGGCAAATTTGATGATTTGCTTGCAAGCGAGGAGTGGTAA
- a CDS encoding transcription elongation factor Spt5, with translation MSEDSQIFVIKTTANQERSVATTLARISKKEKLDIRAILAPDELKGYVLVEAPKSGIVELAIQTIPHARALVKGSSSIAEIEHFLKPKPIVTGIKEGAIIEVTSGPFKGEKARVKRVDEGHEEITVELFDAVVPIPITIRGDTVRILKKEKE, from the coding sequence ATGAGTGAGGATTCCCAGATATTCGTAATCAAAACCACAGCAAACCAGGAAAGATCAGTTGCAACGACCCTTGCAAGAATTTCGAAGAAGGAGAAACTGGACATAAGGGCAATCCTAGCTCCTGATGAGCTCAAAGGATATGTCCTTGTCGAGGCACCCAAATCCGGAATCGTGGAACTGGCAATCCAGACAATCCCACACGCAAGAGCCCTTGTCAAAGGGAGTTCTTCAATCGCAGAAATAGAGCACTTCCTTAAGCCCAAGCCAATAGTGACCGGAATCAAGGAAGGGGCTATAATTGAGGTCACCTCTGGACCCTTCAAGGGAGAGAAAGCCCGGGTTAAAAGGGTTGACGAAGGGCATGAGGAAATTACTGTGGAACTCTTTGACGCTGTGGTTCCAATCCCCATCACTATTCGCGGCGACACGGTAAGAATACTCAAAAAAGAGAAAGAATAA
- a CDS encoding protein translocase SEC61 complex subunit gamma, translating to MVESTFEPNITTKSVGQAIRAHLRVLKLTKKPSREEFLTIAKVAGAGILAVGAIGFIIYVLLTMLPQWVAQ from the coding sequence TTGGTAGAATCCACATTTGAACCGAATATAACCACAAAAAGCGTTGGTCAGGCAATCCGGGCACACCTGAGGGTCCTGAAACTTACGAAAAAACCGTCCAGGGAAGAGTTCTTGACCATTGCCAAAGTTGCAGGTGCCGGCATTCTGGCTGTGGGAGCAATCGGATTTATTATTTACGTACTGCTGACAATGTTGCCCCAGTGGGTGGCCCAATGA
- the ftsZ gene encoding cell division protein FtsZ: MRSIVEEALARSALEGRAGQGEYSNSDYSNENLEVDAELEEILRSLKTTIKVIGCGGGGSNSIQRMMGEGIQGADLVALNTDAQHLLHIRSGKKILIGKKKTRGLGAGSLPQIGEDAAIESIDEINKIVQGSDMVFITAGLGGGTGTGSAPVVAEAARDAGALTIAVVTLPFSVEGHVRRTNAEAGLERLRDVADTVIVVPNDKLIEVVPRLPLQAAFKVSDEVLMRAVKGITELITKPGLVNLDFADIRTVMQNGGVAMIGLGEADGENKAVESVQKALRSPLLDVDISGATSALVNVVGGPDMTISEAECVVQEVYSRIDNNARLIWGAQIDPDLEQTVRTMIVVTGVTSAQIYGHGNDKNVTYKYGIDFVE, encoded by the coding sequence ATGAGATCCATTGTGGAAGAAGCCCTTGCTCGATCTGCCCTGGAAGGACGTGCCGGGCAGGGAGAGTACTCAAATTCAGATTACTCTAATGAAAATTTAGAAGTGGATGCTGAACTTGAAGAAATACTGAGAAGCCTTAAAACAACTATCAAAGTAATAGGTTGTGGAGGCGGCGGTTCAAACAGCATTCAGCGCATGATGGGCGAAGGTATCCAGGGAGCAGACCTTGTTGCTCTGAACACTGATGCCCAGCACCTTCTTCATATACGCTCCGGCAAAAAAATTCTCATAGGGAAAAAGAAAACCCGAGGACTTGGAGCCGGCAGCCTCCCCCAAATAGGAGAAGACGCTGCAATCGAGAGTATTGATGAGATTAACAAGATCGTCCAGGGCTCAGATATGGTTTTTATCACCGCAGGTCTTGGAGGAGGAACCGGAACCGGATCTGCGCCTGTAGTAGCTGAGGCCGCCAGGGACGCAGGAGCCCTTACGATTGCAGTCGTAACCCTTCCGTTCAGCGTTGAAGGGCACGTCAGAAGGACAAACGCCGAAGCCGGCCTTGAGCGCCTGAGAGATGTTGCTGACACAGTTATAGTTGTCCCCAACGACAAACTGATTGAAGTAGTCCCGAGGCTTCCACTTCAGGCTGCTTTTAAAGTATCGGATGAAGTTCTTATGAGAGCAGTAAAGGGCATAACCGAACTGATTACAAAACCCGGACTTGTCAACCTTGACTTTGCAGATATAAGAACTGTTATGCAAAACGGAGGCGTTGCTATGATAGGACTTGGAGAGGCAGACGGTGAGAACAAAGCTGTTGAGTCTGTCCAGAAAGCTCTGCGCAGCCCACTCCTTGACGTGGACATATCAGGTGCGACCTCTGCTCTTGTTAATGTGGTTGGAGGCCCTGACATGACTATTTCAGAAGCCGAGTGTGTGGTTCAGGAAGTCTACAGCCGCATAGACAACAACGCCCGCCTGATCTGGGGTGCCCAGATTGACCCTGACCTTGAACAGACAGTACGTACAATGATCGTGGTCACAGGGGTTACCTCTGCCCAGATTTACGGTCACGGGAACGATAAAAACGTTACATATAAGTATGGAATTGACTTCGTAGAGTGA
- a CDS encoding DUF99 family protein, with protein MNSDFHIKPEIRILGIDDSALLNEKIMIVGTVFRGGDWIDGVLRSEITRDGLDATKVISTMIKNSRHYNQLRIIMLDGITYGGFNVVDIEELYRETGLPVIVVMRAYPDFEKIRSALRHFSDEEVRWEIIKKAGKIEKLVTEKNRTPIYIQKAGIGSKNAEKIVHLTSIRSNIPEPLRVAHLIATGIILGESRGKA; from the coding sequence GTGAATTCAGATTTTCATATCAAACCCGAAATCCGAATTCTGGGCATAGACGACTCTGCGCTTCTTAACGAAAAGATAATGATAGTAGGAACTGTTTTCAGAGGAGGAGACTGGATAGACGGTGTCTTGCGCTCGGAGATCACCAGAGACGGACTTGATGCTACCAAAGTGATAAGCACAATGATAAAGAATAGCAGGCATTACAACCAGCTCAGGATTATCATGCTTGATGGAATCACTTACGGAGGTTTTAATGTTGTCGATATAGAGGAACTTTACAGGGAAACAGGACTTCCTGTTATTGTGGTCATGCGGGCCTATCCAGATTTTGAAAAGATCCGATCTGCCCTGAGGCATTTTTCCGATGAGGAGGTGCGCTGGGAGATAATTAAAAAAGCCGGCAAAATAGAAAAGCTGGTCACGGAAAAAAACAGGACTCCGATTTATATCCAGAAAGCCGGTATAGGGTCAAAAAACGCAGAGAAGATAGTCCACCTCACTTCAATAAGAAGTAATATTCCGGAGCCTCTGAGGGTTGCCCATCTAATTGCAACAGGCATCATCTTAGGGGAATCAAGGGGAAAAGCATAA
- a CDS encoding proteasome-activating nucleotidase has product MTESTKSKDESMRSHLVKPGSVYDGIEPGELGESTESVQDRVRQLESRNSFLEEQCSQIESEKRYLENQKIKYEREIRKLQSELDRMKTSPLIIGTVIDVIKNDRIIVRSSNGPQFLVNVSQYIDEKKLLPGAKVALNQHTLAIAEVIPSTEEPFVAAMEVIESVEVDYDQIGGLDEQIQELQEAVELPLIEPERFARIGIEPPKGVLLYGLPGTGKTLLAKAVAHRTNATFIRVVGSELVQKYIGDGSKLVREIFEMARKKAPSIIFIDELDSIAARRLNETTGADREVQRTLMQLLAEMDGFDKRKNIRIIAATNRPDVLDPAILRPGRFDRLVHVPMPGVEARGKILKIHCERMTLAGNIDFKKLAKATEGMSGADLKAIATEAGMFAVRKDKELVEMGDFLEAVDKVSIAADTQKMMPSTPSTSPDTTMFV; this is encoded by the coding sequence ATGACGGAAAGTACCAAAAGTAAGGATGAAAGCATGCGCAGTCACCTTGTGAAACCCGGATCTGTGTATGACGGAATCGAGCCTGGAGAGCTGGGGGAGTCAACTGAAAGCGTCCAGGACAGAGTGAGGCAACTTGAAAGCCGCAACAGTTTTCTGGAAGAGCAGTGTAGCCAGATAGAGTCTGAAAAACGCTATTTGGAGAACCAGAAGATCAAGTATGAGAGAGAAATACGAAAGCTGCAGTCAGAGCTCGATCGCATGAAGACCTCTCCATTGATCATTGGTACGGTTATTGATGTGATAAAGAATGATCGTATAATTGTCCGTAGCAGTAACGGACCTCAGTTTCTGGTTAACGTCTCACAATATATTGACGAGAAAAAACTGCTGCCCGGGGCAAAGGTTGCCTTAAACCAGCATACACTTGCCATTGCAGAGGTTATTCCTTCCACAGAAGAGCCTTTTGTTGCTGCAATGGAGGTTATCGAAAGTGTTGAAGTTGATTATGACCAGATCGGTGGTCTCGACGAGCAGATTCAGGAACTTCAGGAAGCAGTCGAACTTCCGCTAATTGAACCTGAACGCTTTGCCAGGATAGGGATTGAGCCCCCGAAAGGAGTACTACTCTACGGGCTTCCGGGAACAGGGAAAACCCTGCTTGCAAAAGCCGTGGCCCACAGAACCAATGCGACATTTATAAGAGTCGTGGGTTCTGAACTTGTACAGAAGTACATAGGAGATGGCTCCAAACTGGTCAGGGAAATCTTCGAAATGGCACGGAAAAAAGCCCCCAGTATCATCTTTATCGATGAACTGGATTCGATAGCTGCAAGGCGTTTAAACGAGACGACTGGCGCAGATAGAGAAGTTCAGAGAACTTTGATGCAGCTTCTTGCAGAAATGGATGGCTTTGACAAGAGGAAGAACATTCGGATCATTGCAGCAACAAACAGACCGGATGTCCTCGATCCCGCAATTCTCAGGCCAGGCCGTTTTGACAGGCTTGTCCATGTTCCGATGCCCGGAGTAGAAGCCAGAGGAAAAATCCTCAAAATCCATTGTGAAAGGATGACTCTTGCGGGAAACATCGACTTTAAAAAGCTCGCAAAAGCTACCGAAGGGATGAGCGGAGCAGATCTGAAGGCAATTGCCACTGAAGCAGGAATGTTCGCGGTCAGAAAAGATAAGGAACTCGTTGAAATGGGAGATTTCCTCGAAGCAGTGGATAAGGTATCGATAGCTGCTGATACGCAGAAGATGATGCCTAGCACCCCTAGCACCTCTCCTGATACGACGATGTTCGTGTAA
- a CDS encoding multiprotein bridging factor aMBF1, which produces MQCEICGAEIRGKPICITIDNSELQVCQKCAPYGKPVDKRTPVSRKVSPVVRTVPRTEKRPKKDFFDILKDELLDNYDQIIREAREARGWSLEELAENIKEKASLIRKIERSEIVPEDSVRKKLEHTLNIKLTERLDVSGQEVSHMKKDMTLGDIVKIKRK; this is translated from the coding sequence ATGCAGTGCGAAATATGTGGTGCAGAGATCCGCGGAAAGCCTATATGCATTACAATTGATAACAGCGAACTCCAGGTCTGTCAGAAATGTGCACCGTACGGTAAGCCCGTTGACAAACGGACTCCTGTATCAAGGAAAGTCTCTCCGGTAGTTCGTACGGTACCACGAACTGAAAAGAGGCCAAAAAAGGATTTCTTCGATATTTTAAAAGACGAACTTCTGGACAACTACGACCAGATTATCAGGGAAGCCAGAGAAGCCAGAGGTTGGTCTCTGGAAGAACTGGCTGAAAACATCAAGGAGAAAGCATCTCTCATCAGAAAGATAGAACGAAGCGAAATAGTACCCGAAGATTCTGTTAGAAAGAAACTGGAACATACCCTTAATATCAAACTCACCGAACGCTTGGATGTCTCAGGGCAGGAAGTTTCTCACATGAAGAAAGATATGACCCTCGGAGATATAGTAAAAATAAAGCGCAAATAA
- a CDS encoding TatD family hydrolase, whose product MPAKIPITDNHMHIDPRARGLEAVKDFQRSGGTHIILVTKPSWSLGITVRKPEDYLAVFDETVEIASKIREIGVGAFPVLGVHPAEISKLTEYMELSEATETMKKGLEIAAGYVEKGLAVGIKSGRPHYPVPADIWAASNKIMEHAFSLGKEQDCAVQLHTESVGEPELQDIAERAKKTGIKMYRVVKHYSPPLVNTCEELGIFPGVISVKGAIEQALEEGTRFMMETDYIDDPDRPGAVLGPKTIPRRTLKLIETHGEEPFWTIHKENPEKVYDIEIEL is encoded by the coding sequence ATGCCTGCAAAAATTCCGATTACCGACAACCATATGCATATAGACCCAAGAGCCAGAGGGCTTGAAGCGGTAAAAGATTTTCAAAGATCTGGTGGAACGCATATAATTCTGGTCACCAAACCCAGCTGGTCCCTTGGGATTACGGTCAGGAAACCCGAGGATTATCTTGCGGTCTTTGACGAAACCGTGGAAATCGCATCAAAAATCCGCGAGATTGGAGTCGGGGCTTTTCCGGTTCTCGGGGTCCACCCTGCTGAGATCTCAAAGCTTACGGAATACATGGAACTATCAGAAGCTACAGAAACTATGAAAAAAGGTCTTGAGATTGCTGCCGGATATGTGGAAAAAGGCCTTGCCGTGGGGATAAAATCAGGACGCCCGCACTATCCCGTGCCCGCAGATATATGGGCAGCCTCAAATAAGATAATGGAACACGCCTTTTCTCTCGGAAAAGAACAGGACTGCGCAGTCCAGCTCCATACTGAAAGCGTGGGGGAGCCCGAACTTCAGGATATAGCAGAAAGGGCAAAAAAAACAGGAATAAAAATGTACAGGGTAGTCAAACATTACTCGCCCCCCCTTGTGAATACATGTGAAGAACTCGGGATTTTTCCAGGAGTCATATCGGTTAAAGGAGCAATCGAACAGGCGCTTGAAGAAGGGACTCGCTTTATGATGGAGACTGATTATATCGATGACCCTGACAGGCCGGGAGCAGTACTTGGCCCGAAGACAATCCCGAGAAGGACCCTAAAACTCATTGAAACACATGGAGAAGAACCATTCTGGACCATTCACAAGGAGAATCCAGAAAAGGTTTATGATATAGAGATCGAGCTTTAA
- a CDS encoding isocitrate/isopropylmalate dehydrogenase family protein, translating into MTKTAAVIKGDGVGPELVDAMLKVAEAAGTDIEFLMCEAGAGWWEQHGGNSLIPDETWQILDSSDACFKGPTTTPGGIGSPRSVAVSIRTKYDLYANVRPIKTFPNSSAPLGDVEMVCVREGTEGLYIGEEIQLTDDVSIAIRKITRTASSKIARYAFEDAKRRGYDTVVPIHKSNILKLTCGSFLEEVEKVSQDYPNIEVWPYHIDNIAQQLIKNPQIFNKKVLLSTNLFMDVISEECSALVGSIGLIYSANIGDNFAMFEPAHGSAPKYAGQDKVNPVATVLAGAWMLDYLGEKDKSEAIFKAVERVISEGKYVTYDLGGSAKLSQMADEIAKYTAEILK; encoded by the coding sequence ATGACTAAAACCGCAGCAGTAATCAAAGGTGACGGGGTAGGCCCCGAACTTGTGGACGCAATGCTTAAAGTTGCAGAAGCCGCTGGTACTGATATCGAATTCTTGATGTGTGAGGCCGGAGCCGGCTGGTGGGAACAGCATGGGGGCAATTCCCTTATCCCCGATGAAACCTGGCAGATCCTTGACAGCTCTGATGCCTGTTTCAAAGGTCCTACCACAACCCCCGGTGGAATCGGTTCTCCGAGAAGTGTGGCTGTATCTATCAGGACAAAGTATGACCTCTATGCAAATGTCAGGCCAATAAAGACGTTCCCTAACTCAAGTGCACCTCTCGGGGATGTTGAGATGGTCTGTGTGCGTGAGGGGACGGAAGGGCTTTACATAGGAGAGGAAATCCAGCTTACAGATGATGTTTCCATTGCAATCAGGAAGATTACCCGCACGGCATCCAGTAAGATTGCCCGCTATGCCTTTGAGGACGCTAAAAGGAGAGGTTACGATACTGTTGTGCCCATCCATAAAAGTAATATCCTTAAATTGACTTGCGGCTCTTTCTTAGAAGAAGTCGAAAAGGTTTCACAGGACTACCCGAATATTGAGGTCTGGCCCTATCATATTGATAACATTGCCCAGCAGCTTATCAAGAATCCCCAGATTTTCAACAAAAAGGTCCTCCTTTCCACCAACCTCTTCATGGATGTAATCAGCGAAGAGTGTTCAGCCCTTGTTGGCAGTATCGGGCTCATTTATTCTGCAAATATCGGGGACAATTTTGCAATGTTTGAACCGGCTCACGGCTCAGCTCCGAAGTATGCTGGCCAGGATAAAGTAAACCCTGTTGCAACGGTGCTTGCAGGAGCCTGGATGCTGGACTATCTTGGTGAAAAGGATAAGTCAGAAGCCATCTTCAAAGCCGTAGAGCGTGTAATCTCCGAAGGCAAATATGTGACTTATGACCTTGGAGGCAGTGCAAAACTCAGTCAGATGGCAGACGAGATCGCAAAATATACCGCAGAAATCCTGAAATAA
- a CDS encoding isopropylmalate synthase: MKIYESYEDLPKLKLPYGNEIFISDSTIRDGSQMPGIVLSREHKVQIYEYLHEIGIEKLEAFVFNKRDRDAVKLMFDRGYECPEITGWARSSRADIDKILEVDGLKETGILMSVSDTHIHSKMKLSGREEAEEKYLDALQYSVDHGLRTRAHLEDMTRADNYGFVFPLVKKIMEIDPNCIIRVCDTVGYGMPFMNIDEPYGIPKIIQHLKKEIGVKNIETHIHDDYGFGAASSITGFWHGANWTSVTFLGIGERAGNSEMEKILLFLADRVEGFDKYNLEPITRFAKFMEKELGLRVPRNKAVVGKNIFAHESGIHAAGVLKNPFNYEPYPPELVGGTRRLLVGDSSGLEVIRHKVQETLNDLLDVETIIEKDDRRLLKIQKEIQKLYDKEERVSCISDEELLAYVEKYFLYQPICDPTHMGGGKLKNKGKIQEPEEEAEEKD; the protein is encoded by the coding sequence GGCTCCCAGATGCCGGGAATAGTCTTGAGCAGAGAACACAAAGTTCAAATCTATGAATACCTGCACGAGATAGGAATTGAGAAACTTGAAGCCTTTGTATTCAATAAAAGAGACAGAGACGCTGTTAAACTTATGTTTGACAGGGGATATGAGTGTCCTGAAATTACAGGATGGGCAAGGTCTTCAAGAGCTGATATTGACAAAATATTAGAAGTTGATGGGCTTAAAGAGACCGGAATTTTGATGTCTGTCTCAGATACGCACATTCATTCAAAGATGAAGCTTTCAGGCAGAGAGGAGGCTGAAGAGAAATATCTTGATGCCCTTCAGTATTCAGTGGATCACGGGCTTCGTACAAGGGCTCACCTGGAAGATATGACAAGAGCTGACAATTACGGCTTTGTTTTTCCCCTGGTAAAAAAGATTATGGAGATCGATCCTAACTGCATTATAAGAGTCTGCGATACTGTTGGATATGGGATGCCGTTCATGAATATTGATGAACCTTACGGAATTCCGAAAATTATCCAGCACCTCAAAAAAGAGATTGGAGTCAAGAATATAGAAACTCATATCCACGACGATTATGGATTCGGAGCAGCAAGTTCAATAACAGGTTTCTGGCATGGGGCCAACTGGACAAGTGTAACCTTCCTGGGCATAGGAGAACGTGCAGGAAACAGCGAAATGGAAAAGATCCTGCTCTTTCTGGCAGACAGAGTTGAAGGTTTTGATAAATATAATCTTGAACCTATTACCCGTTTTGCAAAATTTATGGAAAAAGAACTCGGGCTCAGAGTTCCGAGAAACAAAGCTGTTGTAGGGAAAAACATCTTTGCCCACGAGTCAGGAATCCATGCAGCAGGTGTCCTGAAGAATCCCTTCAACTATGAACCCTATCCTCCTGAACTGGTAGGAGGTACCAGGCGTCTTCTCGTAGGAGACTCTTCGGGCCTTGAGGTAATACGCCACAAGGTTCAAGAAACCTTAAACGACCTCCTTGATGTTGAAACCATAATTGAAAAAGATGACCGGAGACTACTGAAGATCCAGAAAGAAATCCAGAAACTCTATGATAAAGAAGAAAGGGTTTCCTGTATCTCAGATGAAGAGCTCCTTGCTTACGTTGAAAAATACTTCCTCTACCAGCCAATCTGTGACCCCACACATATGGGCGGAGGAAAATTAAAAAACAAAGGTAAAATCCAGGAACCGGAAGAAGAAGCAGAAGAAAAGGATTAA